In the genome of Cryptomeria japonica chromosome 8, Sugi_1.0, whole genome shotgun sequence, one region contains:
- the LOC131064739 gene encoding nematode resistance protein-like HSPRO2 yields the protein MMKVSSSSNSMEGMEGFQGSGTSTKVVQDSYGLGNRRTFSSLDPINYSCLTGETIEPSPSECAEYEQYMSLSELSANWKSKEWLDWPAEMLVKPALQSLEMTFRLISSILCDSRPYIDKEEWKRRLESLTSSQLELISMICEGDKDAPIVQLSVSNGVLATNVAQEVWQRPGALPVVSRISEESLLPRLGTWKRAEHMVSRIWLAIECYMQRAPFTLGLGEPNLSSKPILEYDKICIPSYIYSFKQSTQFHNTEDHTLCTVHQIFEAWIFVAQFLLKRVHERINRDDSVGASKDCWLVERIWKLLTDIQNLFQLVDPDDFLCLKNQLSINRASDTSTSNGAYCLKSTALRSLADECRELKHLVPKIMGVEADPKGGPRLQEAVMQLFHSHRLPRREIPDATSCTHHHGTVHLLLAFQAIEAAVKRFFFSYQQLVIVVMGSVEMNGSAYTGASDALTQIYSDPPYFPSVDGAKTFLSDYWYHNPTTMMESLHKPVQKAN from the coding sequence ATGATGAAGGTTAGTAGCAGCAGCAATAGCATGGAAGGAATGGAAGGTTTTCAAGGTAGTGGTACTTCAACGAAAGTGGTACAGGATAGTTATGGCTTAGGTAATAGAagaactttttcttctttggaccCCATAAATTATTCTTGTTTAACTGGAGAAACTATAGAGCCCTCTCCAAGTGAGTGTGCAGAATATGAGCAATATATGAGTCTCTCGGAGCTCTCGGCAAATTGGAAATCCAAGGAATGGCTTGATTGGCCTGCAGAGATGCTGGTAAAGCCAGCCTTGCAGTCACTGGAGATGACTTTCAGGTTAATTTCATCAATCCTGTGTGATTCAAGGCCTTATATTGACAAGGAAGAATGGAAAAGAAGGCTTGAATCCCTAACAAGTTCTCAGCTTGAATTAATATCAATGATTTGTGAAGGTGATAAGGATGCACCCATTGTTCAATTGTCTGTAAGCAATGGTGTTCTTGCTACCAACGTTGCGCAAGAGGTATGGCAGAGACCTGGGGCTTTGCCTGTGGTTAGTAGAATAAGTGAAGAGAGTTTACTTCCTCGTTTGGGGACATGGAAAAGGGCTGAACATATGGTCTCTAGAATATGGCTTGCAATTGAATGCTATATGCAGAGAGCTCCTTTTACTTTAGGCCTCGGGGAACCAAATCTGTCCAGCAAGCCTATTCTTGAATATGACAAGATCTGCATACCAAGCTACATATATTCCTTCAAGCAATCTACACAGTTCCACAATACAGAGGATCACACACTTTGCACTGTCCATCAGATCTTTGAGGCCTGGATATTTGTAGCCCAATTCTTGTTGAAGAGAGTGCATGAACGTATAAACCGTGACGATTCAGTAGGAGCATCCAAAGATTGCTGGCTAGTTGAAAGGATTTGGAAATTGCTTACAGATATTCAGAATCTGTTCCAGTTGGTTGATCCAGATGATTTTCTTTGTCTTAAGAACCAATTGTCCATCAACAGGGCTAGTGATACTAGTACCTCCAATGGTGCATATTGCCTCAAGTCTACTGCTCTGAGGAGCCTTGCAGATGAGTGCAGGGAATTAAAACATCTTGTGCCAAAAATTATGGGTGTTGAGGCTGATCCAAAAGGTGGACCTAGGCTTCAAGAAGCAGTTATGCAGTTGTTTCATTCACATAGATTGCCAAGAAGAGAAATCCCAGATGCTACTTCATGTACTCATCATCATGGAACAGTTCATCTGCTGCTTGCCTTCCAGGCAATTGAAGCTGCAGTGAAAAGGTTTTTCTTCTCTTATCAGCAGCTGGTGATTGTTGTTATGGGTAGTGTTGAGATGAATGGATCAGCATATACAGGTGCTTCAGATGCTCTAACTCAAATATATTCTGACCCTCCTTATTTCCCAAGTGTGGATGGTGCCAAGACATTCCTAAGTGATTACTGGTACCACAATCCTACAACCATGATGGAAAGCTTGCACAAACCTGTTCAGAAAGCAAATTAG